From Pithys albifrons albifrons isolate INPA30051 chromosome 27, PitAlb_v1, whole genome shotgun sequence, one genomic window encodes:
- the TJP3 gene encoding tight junction protein ZO-3 isoform X1 yields MAPGPGWRLRAGRFRTHWSPLAASALGWERYRPRRDAESRGVDLTAVTAGKPPRGTRDDEGLVPRQRPGHKGLRKAPWSDTSATSPGAQLLPGRIRGSPDAGLRKGSVAAERGQSPSKPCHCPAATAPLPSPRWGVPTMEEMVIWEQHTVTLSKDPHRGFGFAVSGGRDHPNRTTGDTAVFVSDVVLGGPAMGRLQRKDHIVMVNGLSMENVPSSFAIQILKTCGKIANITLKRPKKVQLPVSKSSAGSPAVPQHYDSDEDYEMHRGDPALQRSRDDLDHSQGYDGDSSSERSSGHHRDDRRHHKPVPRSRRRSQDSSHWMQGAGSSSDWRDHSRHRSTSTFGQEGDTNGLALVSGFKRLPRQDVLMKPITSVLVKQKQSEEYGLKLGSQLFIKHIVETGLAAKGSSLQEGDLILKINGVASQDMSLAETQQLIERTEGVLTLLILRDHRQFLVNIPDIDTQSDSSEMDDISDIDSELSHPPSPEASPLSPSAARTNSPPERRRLNREPVAKVTMADARGPDLLETMEGDGHGPHTSPTARAAGKDGYSADSRVVRFVKAKSVGLRLAGGNDVGIFVSSVQEGSPADSQGVREGDQLLQVNDTSFQHLTREEAVEYLMSLPLGEEVTLWIQSKQDIYRKMVSSNVGDSFYIRTHFDFEKDTPSGLSFVRGDVFHVLDTLYHGRVGNWLAVRVGRDLQEQDRGIIPNQSRAEQIASLESVLKATTGANSSGARAEFWKLRGLRGAKKMLRKSREDLSALTKQGCYPPYERVVLKQANFKRPVVILGPIADIAVQKLSRELPELFEIAPSVPRDGASSKVIKLDSVRQIAEKGKHALLDITPSAVERLNYVQYYPVVVFCEPESRPGIKAMRQWLAPDSRKSSRRLYAQANKMKKYCSHLFTATVHLSGSGNAWFQEIQDIIRTQQNQPVWTTAEQADVAPEESLDLLNAQSTVASGYLTCDSHANSDYDDTDGEASACTDGEAEDAYDQPGLARSSEPAQLAPSQSLSSSEPAQLAPSQSLSSSEPAQPSHGLSASEPAQPSPGLSASKPAQVSPGHGRSDKGPQQPQRSQRYDSIREYEHEAVRKRFTRARDDSDQDEGYEWGPATDV; encoded by the exons ATGGCCCCGGGTCCGGGCTGGCGGCTGCGGGCCGGGCGGTTCCGCACGCACTGGTCCCCCCTGGCTGCCTCGGCGCTGGGCTGGGAGCGGTACCGGCCCCGGCGGGACGCGGAGAGCCGCGGCGTGGACCTGACCGCTGTCACCGCAGGAAAGCCACCCCGTGGGACGAGGGATGACGAGGGGCTGGTCCCCAG GCAGCGCCCGGGCCACAAAGGGTTACGCAAGGCACCCTGGAGTGACACCTCTGCCACCAGCCCGGGAGCTCAGCTCCTTCCTGGTCGGATCCGAGGCTCG CCCGATGCAGGACTGAGGAAGGGGtcagtggctgcagagagggGCCAGAGCCCGTCCAAGCCCTGCCACTGTCCAGCTGCCACCGccccccttcccagcccacGCTGGGGGGTGCCCACCATGGAGGAGATGGTGATCTGGGAGCAGCACACGGTGACACTGAGCAAG GACCCTCACCGAGGCTTCGGCTTCGCTGTCTCTGGAGGCCGGGACCATCCCAACAGGACCACTGGGGACACAGCAGTGTTTGTTTCGGATGTGGTGTTGGGGGGTCCAGCGATGGGCCGGCTCCA GAGGAAGGATCACATCGTGATGGTAAATGGCCTTTCCATGGAGAACGTCCCATCCTCCTTTGCCATTCAGATACTTAAAACCTGCGGCAAGATCGCCAACATT ACACTGAAAAGACCAAAGAAGGTTCAGCTCCCTGTGAGCAAGAGCAGTGCCGGatcccctgctgtgccccagcactACGACTCGGATGAGGACTACGAGATGCACAGGGGAGATCCAGCCCTGCAGCGCTCCCGGGATGACCTGGACCACAGCCAGGGCTATGATGGGGACTCATCCAGCGAGAGGAGCTCTGGCCACCACCGCGATGACCGTCGCCACCACAAGCCGGTGCCCCGGAGCCGGAGGCGAAGCCAGGACAGCAGCCACTGGATGCAGGGcgctggcagcagctcagattGGAGGGACCACAGCCGGCACCGCTCCACCAGTACCTTTGGCCAGGAAGGGGATACCAACGGGCTGGCCCTGGTGTCGGGCTTCAAGCGGCTGCCACGCCAGGATGTGCTCATGAAGCCCATCACGTCAGTGCTGGTGAAGCAGAAGCAGAGTGAAG AATATGGCCTGAAGCTGGGGAGTCAGCTCTTCATCAAGCACATAGTGGAGACTGGGCTGGCAGCCAAGGGCAGctccctgcaggagggagaTCTCATCCTGAAG ATCAACGGGGTGGCCAGCCAGGACATGTCCTTGGCTGAAACCCAGCAGCTCATCGAGCGGACAGAGGGGGTCCTGACCCTGCTCATCCTCCGAGACCACCGGCAGTTCCTGGTCAACATCCCTGACATAGACACCCAGAGCGACAGCTCCGAGATGGATG ATATCTCTGACATCGACTCTGAGCTGTCCCATCCGCCGTCCCCTGAGGCTTCCCCACTATCTCCATCTGCTGCCAGGACTAATTCACCACC ggagaggagacgATTGAACAGGGAGCCTGTGGCCAAGGTGACCATGGCCGATGCTCGGGGCCCAG ATCTGCTGGAAACCATGGAGGGGGATGGCCACGGCCCCCACACCAGCCCCACTGCCCGAGCTGCCGGCAAGGATGG ATACAGCGCCGACTCCAGGGTCGTGCGGTTCGTGAAGGCCAAGAGCGTGGGGCTGCGGCTGGCGGGCGGCAACGACGTGGGCATCTTCGTGTCGAGCGTGCAGGAGGGGAGCCCAGCTGACAGCCAGGGTGTCCGGGAAGGGGACCAGCTCCTGCAG GTCAATGACACCAGTTTCCAGCATCTGACCCGTGAGGAGGCTGTGGAGTATCTcatgtccctgcccctgggtgAGGAGGTCACGCTGTGGATCCAGAGCAAGCAGGACA TTTACAGGAAGATGGTCTCATCCAATGTGGGTGACTCATTCTACATCCGGACACACTTTGACTTCGAGAAGGACACGCCATCAGGGCTCAGCTTCGTGCGCGGGGACGTGTTCCATGTGCTGGACACCCTGTACCACGGCAGGGTGGGCAACTGGCTGGCTGTGCGCGTGGGCAGGGacctgcaggagcaggacaggggtATCATCCCCAACCAGAGCAG gGCCGAGCAGATTGCCAGCCTAGAGTCAGTGCTGAAAGCCACAACTGGTGCCAATTCCTCTGGGGCACGGGCCGAGTTCTGGAAGCTGCGGGGCTTGAGGGGAGCCAAGAAGATGCTGCGGAAGAGCCGAGAGGACCTGTCTGCCCTCACAAAGCAGGGTTGCTACCCACCGTATGAGAGGGTGGTCCTGAAGCAAG CCAACTTCAAACGGCCGGTGGTGATCCTGGGTCCCATCGCAGACATTGCCGtgcagaagctgagcagggagctgcCTGAGCTGTTTGAAATTGCCC CCAGCGTGCCCCGAGATGGGGCATCgtccaaggtcatcaagttgGACTCGGTGCGGCAGATCGCAGAAAAG ggcaagCACGCCTTGCTGGACATCACGCCCTCGGCTGTGGAGCGCCTCAACTACGTGCAGTACTACCCGGTGGTGGTGTTCTGTGAGCCCGAGAGCCGCCCAGGCATCAAGGCCATGCGACAGTGGCTGGCGCCCGATTCCAGGAAGAGTTCCCGGCGCCTCTATGCCCAGGCCAACAAGATGAAGAAGTACTGCAGCCACCTCTTCACAGCCACTGTCCACCTCAGCGGCAGCGGCAATGCCTGGTTCCAGGAGATTCAGGACATCATCAGGACACAGCAAAACCAGCCTGTCTGGACAACTGCAGAGCAG GCAGATGTGGCACCCGAGGAGAGTCTGGACCTGCTGAATGCACAGAGCACAGTGGCCTCAGGCTACCTGACCTGCGACAGCCATGCCAACAGCGACTACGATGACACGGATGGCGAGGCGAGTGCCTGCACTGACGGTGAGGCAGAGGATGCCTATGACCAGCCCGGGCTGGCCCGCTCCtctgagccagcacagctggccCCAAGCCAAAGCCTGAGCTCCtctgagccagcacagctggccCCAAGCCAAAGCCTGAGCTCCTCCgagccagcacagccaagcCATGGCCTGAGCGCCTCCgagccagcacagccaagcCCCGGCCTGAGCGCCTCCAAGCCAGCACAGGTGTCCCCAGGCCATGGCCGGAGTGACAAG gGCCCTCAGCAGCCGCAGCGGAGCCAGCGTTATGACAGCATCAG GGAATACGAGCACGAGGCAGTGAGGAAGAGGTTCACACGGGCCAGGGATGACTCGGACCAGGATGAAGGCTATGAGTGGGGGCCAGCCACAGATGTgtag
- the TJP3 gene encoding tight junction protein ZO-3 isoform X2, whose protein sequence is MAPGPGWRLRAGRFRTHWSPLAASALGWERYRPRRDAESRGVDLTAVTAGKPPRGTRDDEGLVPRQRPGHKGLRKAPWSDTSATSPGAQLLPGRIRGSPDAGLRKGSVAAERGQSPSKPCHCPAATAPLPSPRWGVPTMEEMVIWEQHTVTLSKDPHRGFGFAVSGGRDHPNRTTGDTAVFVSDVVLGGPAMGRLQRKDHIVMVNGLSMENVPSSFAIQILKTCGKIANITLKRPKKVQLPVSKSSAGSPAVPQHYDSDEDYEMHRGDPALQRSRDDLDHSQGYDGDSSSERSSGHHRDDRRHHKPVPRSRRRSQDSSHWMQGAGSSSDWRDHSRHRSTSTFGQEGDTNGLALVSGFKRLPRQDVLMKPITSVLVKQKQSEEYGLKLGSQLFIKHIVETGLAAKGSSLQEGDLILKINGVASQDMSLAETQQLIERTEGVLTLLILRDHRQFLVNIPDIDTQSDSSEMDDISDIDSELSHPPSPEASPLSPSAARTNSPPERRRLNREPVAKVTMADARGPDLLETMEGDGHGPHTSPTARAAGKDGADSRVVRFVKAKSVGLRLAGGNDVGIFVSSVQEGSPADSQGVREGDQLLQVNDTSFQHLTREEAVEYLMSLPLGEEVTLWIQSKQDIYRKMVSSNVGDSFYIRTHFDFEKDTPSGLSFVRGDVFHVLDTLYHGRVGNWLAVRVGRDLQEQDRGIIPNQSRAEQIASLESVLKATTGANSSGARAEFWKLRGLRGAKKMLRKSREDLSALTKQGCYPPYERVVLKQANFKRPVVILGPIADIAVQKLSRELPELFEIAPSVPRDGASSKVIKLDSVRQIAEKGKHALLDITPSAVERLNYVQYYPVVVFCEPESRPGIKAMRQWLAPDSRKSSRRLYAQANKMKKYCSHLFTATVHLSGSGNAWFQEIQDIIRTQQNQPVWTTAEQADVAPEESLDLLNAQSTVASGYLTCDSHANSDYDDTDGEASACTDGEAEDAYDQPGLARSSEPAQLAPSQSLSSSEPAQLAPSQSLSSSEPAQPSHGLSASEPAQPSPGLSASKPAQVSPGHGRSDKGPQQPQRSQRYDSIREYEHEAVRKRFTRARDDSDQDEGYEWGPATDV, encoded by the exons ATGGCCCCGGGTCCGGGCTGGCGGCTGCGGGCCGGGCGGTTCCGCACGCACTGGTCCCCCCTGGCTGCCTCGGCGCTGGGCTGGGAGCGGTACCGGCCCCGGCGGGACGCGGAGAGCCGCGGCGTGGACCTGACCGCTGTCACCGCAGGAAAGCCACCCCGTGGGACGAGGGATGACGAGGGGCTGGTCCCCAG GCAGCGCCCGGGCCACAAAGGGTTACGCAAGGCACCCTGGAGTGACACCTCTGCCACCAGCCCGGGAGCTCAGCTCCTTCCTGGTCGGATCCGAGGCTCG CCCGATGCAGGACTGAGGAAGGGGtcagtggctgcagagagggGCCAGAGCCCGTCCAAGCCCTGCCACTGTCCAGCTGCCACCGccccccttcccagcccacGCTGGGGGGTGCCCACCATGGAGGAGATGGTGATCTGGGAGCAGCACACGGTGACACTGAGCAAG GACCCTCACCGAGGCTTCGGCTTCGCTGTCTCTGGAGGCCGGGACCATCCCAACAGGACCACTGGGGACACAGCAGTGTTTGTTTCGGATGTGGTGTTGGGGGGTCCAGCGATGGGCCGGCTCCA GAGGAAGGATCACATCGTGATGGTAAATGGCCTTTCCATGGAGAACGTCCCATCCTCCTTTGCCATTCAGATACTTAAAACCTGCGGCAAGATCGCCAACATT ACACTGAAAAGACCAAAGAAGGTTCAGCTCCCTGTGAGCAAGAGCAGTGCCGGatcccctgctgtgccccagcactACGACTCGGATGAGGACTACGAGATGCACAGGGGAGATCCAGCCCTGCAGCGCTCCCGGGATGACCTGGACCACAGCCAGGGCTATGATGGGGACTCATCCAGCGAGAGGAGCTCTGGCCACCACCGCGATGACCGTCGCCACCACAAGCCGGTGCCCCGGAGCCGGAGGCGAAGCCAGGACAGCAGCCACTGGATGCAGGGcgctggcagcagctcagattGGAGGGACCACAGCCGGCACCGCTCCACCAGTACCTTTGGCCAGGAAGGGGATACCAACGGGCTGGCCCTGGTGTCGGGCTTCAAGCGGCTGCCACGCCAGGATGTGCTCATGAAGCCCATCACGTCAGTGCTGGTGAAGCAGAAGCAGAGTGAAG AATATGGCCTGAAGCTGGGGAGTCAGCTCTTCATCAAGCACATAGTGGAGACTGGGCTGGCAGCCAAGGGCAGctccctgcaggagggagaTCTCATCCTGAAG ATCAACGGGGTGGCCAGCCAGGACATGTCCTTGGCTGAAACCCAGCAGCTCATCGAGCGGACAGAGGGGGTCCTGACCCTGCTCATCCTCCGAGACCACCGGCAGTTCCTGGTCAACATCCCTGACATAGACACCCAGAGCGACAGCTCCGAGATGGATG ATATCTCTGACATCGACTCTGAGCTGTCCCATCCGCCGTCCCCTGAGGCTTCCCCACTATCTCCATCTGCTGCCAGGACTAATTCACCACC ggagaggagacgATTGAACAGGGAGCCTGTGGCCAAGGTGACCATGGCCGATGCTCGGGGCCCAG ATCTGCTGGAAACCATGGAGGGGGATGGCCACGGCCCCCACACCAGCCCCACTGCCCGAGCTGCCGGCAAGGATGG CGCCGACTCCAGGGTCGTGCGGTTCGTGAAGGCCAAGAGCGTGGGGCTGCGGCTGGCGGGCGGCAACGACGTGGGCATCTTCGTGTCGAGCGTGCAGGAGGGGAGCCCAGCTGACAGCCAGGGTGTCCGGGAAGGGGACCAGCTCCTGCAG GTCAATGACACCAGTTTCCAGCATCTGACCCGTGAGGAGGCTGTGGAGTATCTcatgtccctgcccctgggtgAGGAGGTCACGCTGTGGATCCAGAGCAAGCAGGACA TTTACAGGAAGATGGTCTCATCCAATGTGGGTGACTCATTCTACATCCGGACACACTTTGACTTCGAGAAGGACACGCCATCAGGGCTCAGCTTCGTGCGCGGGGACGTGTTCCATGTGCTGGACACCCTGTACCACGGCAGGGTGGGCAACTGGCTGGCTGTGCGCGTGGGCAGGGacctgcaggagcaggacaggggtATCATCCCCAACCAGAGCAG gGCCGAGCAGATTGCCAGCCTAGAGTCAGTGCTGAAAGCCACAACTGGTGCCAATTCCTCTGGGGCACGGGCCGAGTTCTGGAAGCTGCGGGGCTTGAGGGGAGCCAAGAAGATGCTGCGGAAGAGCCGAGAGGACCTGTCTGCCCTCACAAAGCAGGGTTGCTACCCACCGTATGAGAGGGTGGTCCTGAAGCAAG CCAACTTCAAACGGCCGGTGGTGATCCTGGGTCCCATCGCAGACATTGCCGtgcagaagctgagcagggagctgcCTGAGCTGTTTGAAATTGCCC CCAGCGTGCCCCGAGATGGGGCATCgtccaaggtcatcaagttgGACTCGGTGCGGCAGATCGCAGAAAAG ggcaagCACGCCTTGCTGGACATCACGCCCTCGGCTGTGGAGCGCCTCAACTACGTGCAGTACTACCCGGTGGTGGTGTTCTGTGAGCCCGAGAGCCGCCCAGGCATCAAGGCCATGCGACAGTGGCTGGCGCCCGATTCCAGGAAGAGTTCCCGGCGCCTCTATGCCCAGGCCAACAAGATGAAGAAGTACTGCAGCCACCTCTTCACAGCCACTGTCCACCTCAGCGGCAGCGGCAATGCCTGGTTCCAGGAGATTCAGGACATCATCAGGACACAGCAAAACCAGCCTGTCTGGACAACTGCAGAGCAG GCAGATGTGGCACCCGAGGAGAGTCTGGACCTGCTGAATGCACAGAGCACAGTGGCCTCAGGCTACCTGACCTGCGACAGCCATGCCAACAGCGACTACGATGACACGGATGGCGAGGCGAGTGCCTGCACTGACGGTGAGGCAGAGGATGCCTATGACCAGCCCGGGCTGGCCCGCTCCtctgagccagcacagctggccCCAAGCCAAAGCCTGAGCTCCtctgagccagcacagctggccCCAAGCCAAAGCCTGAGCTCCTCCgagccagcacagccaagcCATGGCCTGAGCGCCTCCgagccagcacagccaagcCCCGGCCTGAGCGCCTCCAAGCCAGCACAGGTGTCCCCAGGCCATGGCCGGAGTGACAAG gGCCCTCAGCAGCCGCAGCGGAGCCAGCGTTATGACAGCATCAG GGAATACGAGCACGAGGCAGTGAGGAAGAGGTTCACACGGGCCAGGGATGACTCGGACCAGGATGAAGGCTATGAGTGGGGGCCAGCCACAGATGTgtag